The Phycisphaeraceae bacterium genome window below encodes:
- a CDS encoding sigma-70 family RNA polymerase sigma factor — protein MSRKCAAQDESIDDLLTKLGSEIRALSESFFKGEPRDHTLQPTALIHEVWIRLVQSEQFRFQSKGAFLAYVATAMRNILVDHARHRRAERRGRDWVRCELNLDGLVVFDASSDAVSRGYSLVELDEELKILESTDPVSAQAFVLRFLGGMTHDQIGDRLGLSGRRIQDYVEAARLWLRTRLNGRARVQLR, from the coding sequence GTGTCCCGCAAGTGCGCAGCGCAAGACGAGTCGATCGACGATCTCCTCACCAAGTTGGGGAGTGAGATCCGAGCGCTCTCAGAGTCGTTCTTCAAGGGCGAGCCGAGAGACCACACCCTTCAGCCCACCGCGCTGATCCACGAGGTCTGGATCAGGCTGGTGCAGTCGGAGCAGTTCCGTTTTCAGTCCAAGGGTGCCTTTCTGGCCTATGTCGCGACGGCCATGAGGAACATTTTGGTTGACCATGCACGCCATCGCCGGGCGGAGCGACGGGGGCGCGACTGGGTTCGATGCGAGCTCAATCTCGACGGCCTGGTGGTTTTCGACGCCTCCTCGGACGCCGTTTCCCGTGGCTACTCCCTGGTCGAGCTGGACGAGGAACTGAAGATTCTGGAATCGACCGATCCCGTTTCCGCCCAGGCCTTCGTTTTGCGCTTTCTCGGGGGGATGACCCATGACCAGATCGGCGATCGACTGGGCCTGAGCGGGCGTCGGATTCAGGACTATGTCGAGGCGGCCCGGCTCTGGCTCAGGACCCGCTTGAATGGACGCGCACGCGTGCAACTCCGTTGA
- a CDS encoding Gfo/Idh/MocA family oxidoreductase, with protein MPRTNGRRAPRTSSPSRRSKSAAKLAVPETPLGTVRERARMNRGPTLGVALIGSRFMGRAHSNAWSQCARFFDLPRAVSMQLVAGRDRAHAKRFAARWGWAEGSGEWRDALNDSEVSLVDVATPNHLHAEMAIAALRSGRHVACEKPLAGTLDDARRMRDEARKAAKRGVRTFVWFNYRRCPAVALAHQLVREGRLGEIRHVRAHYLQDWGRGAPAGLWRFRRDEAGSGAHGDLNAHIVDMARFITGLEVVEVTGAIEHTFDRRHQVDDAVLFLARLRGGAVASFEATRFATGNQNRNEIEVNGERGALRFDFERMNELLWWNDTLPSKLRGWSRIMCTNAGDHPYASAYWPAAHLIGYEHGFVSMAADIVRVLGGGEPVVPLPDFEDGWMTQCVLEAAIRSARSGRSVKLSAIR; from the coding sequence ATGCCACGAACGAACGGACGCCGCGCCCCTCGAACTTCCTCGCCATCCCGACGCTCGAAGTCCGCCGCGAAGTTGGCCGTTCCCGAAACGCCACTGGGCACCGTGCGAGAGCGAGCCCGAATGAACCGAGGTCCGACCCTTGGTGTGGCGCTGATCGGAAGTCGATTCATGGGGCGGGCGCACTCCAACGCCTGGTCACAGTGTGCTCGGTTCTTCGACCTTCCACGAGCTGTGTCGATGCAGCTTGTGGCGGGGCGCGATCGAGCCCACGCGAAACGATTCGCGGCGCGGTGGGGGTGGGCGGAGGGAAGCGGTGAGTGGCGCGATGCACTCAACGATTCCGAGGTGTCCCTCGTCGATGTCGCGACGCCCAATCACCTCCATGCGGAAATGGCCATCGCGGCTCTTCGCTCGGGGCGTCATGTCGCATGCGAGAAGCCGCTCGCGGGAACGCTCGACGACGCGCGTCGCATGCGCGACGAGGCGCGCAAGGCGGCGAAGCGGGGCGTCCGCACCTTCGTCTGGTTCAACTATCGTCGATGCCCGGCAGTGGCGCTGGCGCACCAACTGGTTCGTGAAGGGCGCCTCGGTGAGATTCGCCATGTCCGGGCGCACTATCTCCAGGATTGGGGACGCGGGGCGCCAGCCGGTCTCTGGCGCTTCCGACGCGATGAAGCCGGATCCGGTGCGCACGGCGATCTGAACGCGCACATTGTCGATATGGCCCGCTTCATCACTGGGCTCGAGGTGGTCGAGGTGACCGGCGCGATTGAACACACCTTCGACAGAAGGCACCAAGTGGACGACGCGGTGCTCTTCCTTGCCCGTCTGCGTGGTGGAGCAGTCGCCTCCTTCGAGGCGACGCGCTTCGCGACCGGGAACCAGAACCGCAACGAGATCGAGGTGAACGGCGAGAGGGGCGCCCTGCGATTCGATTTCGAGCGGATGAACGAATTGCTCTGGTGGAATGACACGCTTCCCTCGAAGCTGCGGGGTTGGAGCCGCATCATGTGCACGAATGCGGGGGACCATCCCTATGCCTCGGCCTATTGGCCTGCGGCGCACCTCATCGGCTATGAGCACGGCTTCGTGAGCATGGCGGCGGACATCGTTCGGGTGCTCGGGGGCGGTGAGCCGGTGGTTCCACTGCCCGATTTCGAGGATGGCTGGATGACCCAGTGCGTTCTCGAGGCGGCCATTCGCTCCGCTCGAAGCGGACGCTCGGTGAAGCTCTCGGCGATTCGTTGA